DNA sequence from the Dehalococcoidales bacterium genome:
AGCTGCACCTCCAGCCGTTTCACCAGCCCTTCCCTTCTTAGAATGCGGTAAACTGTTGATTCGGATACGGCAAAGCCAGCGTTGTCTGTGATCCAAACAGCCAGTTGCCGGCTGCTGAGCTCAGGAGACTCCCGGGCTACCGCTAGTATCTTGCTTTCCTCTTCGGGAGTGATCCGGTTCCACGGCCTTCCCCTGTCTCCTGAGAGGGATTCCAGGCCATCGCACCGTTGCCACTGCCGCCACCGATAGTAGCTGCTCCTCGGTATCCCCAGTGCCATCAGCGCCTTCCGCTTGTGCCTGGGCTGATTTTCCACCTTGACCAGGATTACAGCTTTGCCCCCGGCGCTCATGTGGCGTCGCCGTTGTAGCCCTCCACCGGTGGAATAGCCGTTTTTTTCAGACGGTATACTTCCAGGGAAAGGTCAGCCACCAGGTGCTTGAGCTCGGTGCTCTCCCGCTTTATCTCGTTTATCTCCTGACGCGTGGCATCCCTGACGGTATCCCGTGTGAGCCGCTCCTTCCCAGCCTCCATGAAGTCTTTGGTCCAGGCATAGTAGACTCCCGGCTTGATGCCTTCCCGGCGACAGAGTTCATTGACTGCCACTTCCCGACGGAACCCCTCCAGCACGATACGGACCTTCTCTTCCGG
Encoded proteins:
- a CDS encoding helix-turn-helix domain-containing protein, which translates into the protein MSAGGKAVILVKVENQPRHKRKALMALGIPRSSYYRWRQWQRCDGLESLSGDRGRPWNRITPEEESKILAVARESPELSSRQLAVWITDNAGFAVSESTVYRILRREGLVKRLEVQL
- a CDS encoding transposase translates to MSQKIEGKADAAEARTHETRGFMQQVRVKSRRKYTPEEKVRIVLEGFRREVAVNELCRREGIKPGVYYAWTKDFMEAGKERLTRDTVRDATRQEINEIKRESTELKHLVADLSLEVYRLKKTAIPPVEGYNGDAT